A DNA window from Pungitius pungitius chromosome 1, fPunPun2.1, whole genome shotgun sequence contains the following coding sequences:
- the si:ch211-220i18.4 gene encoding SRSF protein kinase 3 isoform X2: protein MLPLLNCAMQSNPSSTHNATQQTRAVANNFEALGRHLQLDSEDSRDAEDPGDYCYGGYHPVQIGDTLNKRYQVLSKLGWGYYSTVWLCLDLRLGRRVAVKVLKSGADFTQSGQDELALLRCASVPTSRHPSSRRIVQLLDEFKLSGVNGVHMCLVLELMGSDLRSWQLCFGSPGMMQPLVKQILTQVLEGVDYLHTWCKIIHTDVKPENILLCLEEQSYKVPAGHNSCSSVLTGKEAHSTEKEHLKPCSVKDIRVKIADLGSSCWVYKHFCEEIQTRQYRSLEVLLGSEYGPPADIWSVACMAFELVTGDSLFEPKASKSISVGEDHIAQIIELLGKIPPAVSMSGKYSAEYFNRRGDLRHFGPLRLWSLFDVLLEKYHFLLEEATAFSDFLLPMLEYNPERRATAVQCLLHPWLTC, encoded by the exons ATGCTGCCTTTGCTGAACTGTGCCATGCAGAGCAATCCAAGCTCCACACACAATGCCACCCAGCAGACTCGAGC GGTGGCCAATAACTTTGAGGCCCTAGGACGCCACCTGCAGCTTGACTCAGAGGACAGCCGGGACGCTGAGGACCCGGGAGATTACTGTTATG GTGGGTACCATCCTGTTCAGATAGGCGACACCTTAAACAAAAGATACCAGGTGCTTTCCAAGCTCGGCTGGGGCTATTACTCCACTGTGTGGCTGTGTCTGGACCTCAG GCTCGGAAGGCGCGTTGCTGTGAAGGTGCTCAAGAGCGGCGCTGACTTTACCCAGTCAGGACAGGACGAACTCGCTCTTCTACGCTGC GCTAGCGTTCCTACAAGCAGGCATCCATCCAGTCGAAGGATTGTTCAGCTGCTGGATGAGTTCAAGCTGTCGGGGGTCAACGGGGTTC ACATGTGCCTGGTGCTGGAGCTGATGGGGTCCGATCTGAGAAGCTGGCAACTGTGTTTTGGGAGTCCTGGAATGATGCAGCCTTTAGTTAAACAAATACTCACTCAG GTCCTTGAAGGTGTGGACTACCTCCACACTTGGTGTAAAATCATCCACACAGATGTCAAGCCTGAGAACATCCTGCTGTGTCTGGAGGAGCAGTCCTACAAAGTGCCAGCAGGACACAACAGTTGCTCTTCTGTACTGACTGGGAAAGAGGCCCACTCGACAG AAAAAGAGCATTTGAAGCCATGTAGTGTGAAGGACATTAGAGTGAAGATTGCTGATCTGGGCAGCTCCTGCTGGGTG TACAAACATTTCTGTGAGGAGATTCAGACCCGTCAGTATCGCTCACTGGAGGTTTTACTGGGATCTGAGTACGGTCCTCCTGCTGACATCTGGAGTGTTGCTTGCATG GCCTTTGAGTTGGTCACTGGAGACTCCTTATTTGAACCCAAAGCCAGCAAGTCCATTTCCGTGGGGGAAG ACCATATAGCTCAGATCATAGAGCTGCTTGGTAAAATCCCACCAGCTGTTTCAATGTCGGGTAAATACTCTGCAGAGTACTTCAACCGCAGAG GTGACCTCCGTCACTTTGGCCCGCTGAGGCTCTGGAGCCTTTTTGACGTTCTACTGGAGAAATatcacttcctgttggaggAGGCAACCGCATTCTCAGACTTCCTTCTTCCCATGTTGGAGTACAATCCAGAGAGGAGAGCCACTGCGGTACAGTGCCTCCTCCACCCTTGGCTAACCTGCTGA
- the si:ch211-220i18.4 gene encoding SRSF protein kinase 3 isoform X1, with amino-acid sequence MLPLLNCAMQSNPSSTHNATQQTRAVANNFEALGRHLQLDSEDSRDAEDPGDYCYGGYHPVQIGDTLNKRYQVLSKLGWGYYSTVWLCLDLRLGRRVAVKVLKSGADFTQSGQDELALLRCASVPTSRHPSSRRIVQLLDEFKLSGVNGVHMCLVLELMGSDLRSWQLCFGSPGMMQPLVKQILTQVLEGVDYLHTWCKIIHTDVKPENILLCLEEQSYKVPAGHNSCSSVLTGKEAHSTEKEHLKPCSVKDIRVKIADLGSSCWVYKHFCEEIQTRQYRSLEVLLGSEYGPPADIWSVACMAFELVTGDSLFEPKASKSISVGEGRFGSVGLTLNVKNANVGPFSPSASDHIAQIIELLGKIPPAVSMSGKYSAEYFNRRGDLRHFGPLRLWSLFDVLLEKYHFLLEEATAFSDFLLPMLEYNPERRATAVQCLLHPWLTC; translated from the exons ATGCTGCCTTTGCTGAACTGTGCCATGCAGAGCAATCCAAGCTCCACACACAATGCCACCCAGCAGACTCGAGC GGTGGCCAATAACTTTGAGGCCCTAGGACGCCACCTGCAGCTTGACTCAGAGGACAGCCGGGACGCTGAGGACCCGGGAGATTACTGTTATG GTGGGTACCATCCTGTTCAGATAGGCGACACCTTAAACAAAAGATACCAGGTGCTTTCCAAGCTCGGCTGGGGCTATTACTCCACTGTGTGGCTGTGTCTGGACCTCAG GCTCGGAAGGCGCGTTGCTGTGAAGGTGCTCAAGAGCGGCGCTGACTTTACCCAGTCAGGACAGGACGAACTCGCTCTTCTACGCTGC GCTAGCGTTCCTACAAGCAGGCATCCATCCAGTCGAAGGATTGTTCAGCTGCTGGATGAGTTCAAGCTGTCGGGGGTCAACGGGGTTC ACATGTGCCTGGTGCTGGAGCTGATGGGGTCCGATCTGAGAAGCTGGCAACTGTGTTTTGGGAGTCCTGGAATGATGCAGCCTTTAGTTAAACAAATACTCACTCAG GTCCTTGAAGGTGTGGACTACCTCCACACTTGGTGTAAAATCATCCACACAGATGTCAAGCCTGAGAACATCCTGCTGTGTCTGGAGGAGCAGTCCTACAAAGTGCCAGCAGGACACAACAGTTGCTCTTCTGTACTGACTGGGAAAGAGGCCCACTCGACAG AAAAAGAGCATTTGAAGCCATGTAGTGTGAAGGACATTAGAGTGAAGATTGCTGATCTGGGCAGCTCCTGCTGGGTG TACAAACATTTCTGTGAGGAGATTCAGACCCGTCAGTATCGCTCACTGGAGGTTTTACTGGGATCTGAGTACGGTCCTCCTGCTGACATCTGGAGTGTTGCTTGCATG GCCTTTGAGTTGGTCACTGGAGACTCCTTATTTGAACCCAAAGCCAGCAAGTCCATTTCCGTGGGGGAAGGTAGGTTTGGTTCCGTTGGGCTGACGCTAAATGTTAAAAATGCTAATGTGGGTCCATTTTCTCCATCTGCCTCAGACCATATAGCTCAGATCATAGAGCTGCTTGGTAAAATCCCACCAGCTGTTTCAATGTCGGGTAAATACTCTGCAGAGTACTTCAACCGCAGAG GTGACCTCCGTCACTTTGGCCCGCTGAGGCTCTGGAGCCTTTTTGACGTTCTACTGGAGAAATatcacttcctgttggaggAGGCAACCGCATTCTCAGACTTCCTTCTTCCCATGTTGGAGTACAATCCAGAGAGGAGAGCCACTGCGGTACAGTGCCTCCTCCACCCTTGGCTAACCTGCTGA
- the si:ch211-220i18.4 gene encoding SRSF protein kinase 3 isoform X4 — MLPLLNCAMQSNPSSTHNATQQTRAVANNFEALGRHLQLDSEDSRDAEDPGDYCYGGYHPVQIGDTLNKRYQVLSKLGWGYYSTVWLCLDLRLGRRVAVKVLKSGADFTQSGQDELALLRCASVPTSRHPSSRRIVQLLDEFKLSGVNGVHMCLVLELMGSDLRSWQLCFGSPGMMQPLVKQILTQVLEGVDYLHTWCKIIHTDVKPENILLCLEEQSYKVPAGHNSCSSVLTGKEAHSTEKEHLKPCSVKDIRVKIADLGSSCWVYKHFCEEIQTRQYRSLEVLLGSEYGPPADIWSVACMAFELVTGDSLFEPKASKSISVGEDHIAQIIELLGKIPPAVSMSGKYSAEYFNRRVCSLSHR, encoded by the exons ATGCTGCCTTTGCTGAACTGTGCCATGCAGAGCAATCCAAGCTCCACACACAATGCCACCCAGCAGACTCGAGC GGTGGCCAATAACTTTGAGGCCCTAGGACGCCACCTGCAGCTTGACTCAGAGGACAGCCGGGACGCTGAGGACCCGGGAGATTACTGTTATG GTGGGTACCATCCTGTTCAGATAGGCGACACCTTAAACAAAAGATACCAGGTGCTTTCCAAGCTCGGCTGGGGCTATTACTCCACTGTGTGGCTGTGTCTGGACCTCAG GCTCGGAAGGCGCGTTGCTGTGAAGGTGCTCAAGAGCGGCGCTGACTTTACCCAGTCAGGACAGGACGAACTCGCTCTTCTACGCTGC GCTAGCGTTCCTACAAGCAGGCATCCATCCAGTCGAAGGATTGTTCAGCTGCTGGATGAGTTCAAGCTGTCGGGGGTCAACGGGGTTC ACATGTGCCTGGTGCTGGAGCTGATGGGGTCCGATCTGAGAAGCTGGCAACTGTGTTTTGGGAGTCCTGGAATGATGCAGCCTTTAGTTAAACAAATACTCACTCAG GTCCTTGAAGGTGTGGACTACCTCCACACTTGGTGTAAAATCATCCACACAGATGTCAAGCCTGAGAACATCCTGCTGTGTCTGGAGGAGCAGTCCTACAAAGTGCCAGCAGGACACAACAGTTGCTCTTCTGTACTGACTGGGAAAGAGGCCCACTCGACAG AAAAAGAGCATTTGAAGCCATGTAGTGTGAAGGACATTAGAGTGAAGATTGCTGATCTGGGCAGCTCCTGCTGGGTG TACAAACATTTCTGTGAGGAGATTCAGACCCGTCAGTATCGCTCACTGGAGGTTTTACTGGGATCTGAGTACGGTCCTCCTGCTGACATCTGGAGTGTTGCTTGCATG GCCTTTGAGTTGGTCACTGGAGACTCCTTATTTGAACCCAAAGCCAGCAAGTCCATTTCCGTGGGGGAAG ACCATATAGCTCAGATCATAGAGCTGCTTGGTAAAATCCCACCAGCTGTTTCAATGTCGGGTAAATACTCTGCAGAGTACTTCAACCGCAGAG TATGTTCCCTGTCACACAGGTGA
- the si:ch211-220i18.4 gene encoding SRSF protein kinase 3 isoform X3 → MLPLLNCAMQSNPSSTHNATQQTRAVANNFEALGRHLQLDSEDSRDAEDPGDYCYGGYHPVQIGDTLNKRYQVLSKLGWGYYSTVWLCLDLRLGRRVAVKVLKSGADFTQSGQDELALLRCASVPTSRHPSSRRIVQLLDEFKLSGVNGVHMCLVLELMGSDLRSWQLCFGSPGMMQPLVKQILTQVLEGVDYLHTWCKIIHTDVKPENILLCLEEQSYKVPAGHNSCSSVLTGKEAHSTEKEHLKPCSVKDIRVKIADLGSSCWVYKHFCEEIQTRQYRSLEVLLGSEYGPPADIWSVACMAFELVTGDSLFEPKASKSISVGEGRFGSVGLTLNVKNANVGPFSPSASDHIAQIIELLGKIPPAVSMSGKYSAEYFNRRVCSLSHR, encoded by the exons ATGCTGCCTTTGCTGAACTGTGCCATGCAGAGCAATCCAAGCTCCACACACAATGCCACCCAGCAGACTCGAGC GGTGGCCAATAACTTTGAGGCCCTAGGACGCCACCTGCAGCTTGACTCAGAGGACAGCCGGGACGCTGAGGACCCGGGAGATTACTGTTATG GTGGGTACCATCCTGTTCAGATAGGCGACACCTTAAACAAAAGATACCAGGTGCTTTCCAAGCTCGGCTGGGGCTATTACTCCACTGTGTGGCTGTGTCTGGACCTCAG GCTCGGAAGGCGCGTTGCTGTGAAGGTGCTCAAGAGCGGCGCTGACTTTACCCAGTCAGGACAGGACGAACTCGCTCTTCTACGCTGC GCTAGCGTTCCTACAAGCAGGCATCCATCCAGTCGAAGGATTGTTCAGCTGCTGGATGAGTTCAAGCTGTCGGGGGTCAACGGGGTTC ACATGTGCCTGGTGCTGGAGCTGATGGGGTCCGATCTGAGAAGCTGGCAACTGTGTTTTGGGAGTCCTGGAATGATGCAGCCTTTAGTTAAACAAATACTCACTCAG GTCCTTGAAGGTGTGGACTACCTCCACACTTGGTGTAAAATCATCCACACAGATGTCAAGCCTGAGAACATCCTGCTGTGTCTGGAGGAGCAGTCCTACAAAGTGCCAGCAGGACACAACAGTTGCTCTTCTGTACTGACTGGGAAAGAGGCCCACTCGACAG AAAAAGAGCATTTGAAGCCATGTAGTGTGAAGGACATTAGAGTGAAGATTGCTGATCTGGGCAGCTCCTGCTGGGTG TACAAACATTTCTGTGAGGAGATTCAGACCCGTCAGTATCGCTCACTGGAGGTTTTACTGGGATCTGAGTACGGTCCTCCTGCTGACATCTGGAGTGTTGCTTGCATG GCCTTTGAGTTGGTCACTGGAGACTCCTTATTTGAACCCAAAGCCAGCAAGTCCATTTCCGTGGGGGAAGGTAGGTTTGGTTCCGTTGGGCTGACGCTAAATGTTAAAAATGCTAATGTGGGTCCATTTTCTCCATCTGCCTCAGACCATATAGCTCAGATCATAGAGCTGCTTGGTAAAATCCCACCAGCTGTTTCAATGTCGGGTAAATACTCTGCAGAGTACTTCAACCGCAGAG TATGTTCCCTGTCACACAGGTGA